Part of the Armatimonadota bacterium genome, GCCTCCAGCGTTATCTCGACTCCGGCAAGCGCCCTCGACACCGGGCATCCGGCCTTGGCCTCGTTTGCGTGTTTCTGGAACGCGGCTTCGTCAATGCTGGGCACGTCGGCCTCGGTGATGAGATGGCTCTTCGTGATGCTGAAACCGTCGCCGTCCTTCTCGACGGTGACTCTCGCCGTCGTGTGAACGCGGTTCGGGGTGAATCCGGCCGCTTCCAGAACTGCCGAGAATGCCATGCTGAAGCACCCTGCGTGGGCGCCCGCGATCAGTTCTTCGGGGTTCGTTCCCGTTCCCTGCTCGAAACGCGAGGCGAAGCTGTACGGGCCCTCCCAAGCCTCCAGCTTCATCTTGCCGTTTCCCTCGCGAAGGTTTCCTCTCCATTCGGCCGTCGCGGATCGTATAGGCATGTTTCCTCCTGCGGCTGATTAGTGTCGCGGATTCGCGACCAGCCCTAAGTGTTCTTACCCAGCCCGGAAGGATAGCATGCACCGCGCGGCAGCTTTTTTGAAGAGAATGCACGGCGTAGGGGTCACATATATGGCGGCTCGGGCAGGATTTCGAGCCGGGGAGAGGCAACATTCTCTATCGGCGGCGCGTCTAACCCTTGGTGCACGACTCGTGGGCGAAGTTTCTCGATCGCGTGCGGGACTCAGTATGCGTCCCGGAGCGCGTCCTCACGTAGCCTCCACTGACTGTGTCATTCCCTTGCCGGGACCGCTCGATACTTCGACCGAACGGTCCGAGAGATAGCGATGCGAATTGCTGAGATTCTGCAAGAACGAGTGCCGCTTAGCGACGAGCAGTTGCGCCAGGCCCTGGCCGTGCAACGCGATACAGGACAGCTTCTCGGGGAAGTGGTCGTGAACCTTGGGTTCTGCACCCCGGAGAAGGTCCAGGAAGCCATCGCGATGCAGGCGGGCGGCGATCTCGTGGACATCAGGGAGGGCGATCTCAATCCCGATGTCATATCGCTGATCCCCGCGGAACTTGCATACCGCCATCAGGCGCTTCCTCTGAGCGTACACGACTCGACGATACGCGTGGCCGTCGCCGACCCGTTCAACGTCTCCGCTGCGGACGACATCCGGATGGTGACCGGGCTCTCCGTTGACCTGCTCTTCGCCGACCCTCAAGACATCCGCCGCCTTGTCGAGGAGCACTACATGCGGCGCATGATCGCCGATACTGCCGACGAGGAAGTGCAGATTCTCGAGGATTCTCAGGATGAGATCGGCGACCTCGAACGAATGGCGAAGGAAGCGACCGTCATCAAGCTGGTCAACCTGATCCTCCGCCAGGCCGTGCAGGAGCGCGCGAGCGATGTCCACGTCGAGCCGTTCGAAAAGGGTCTCCGCGTCCGCTACCGGATAGACGGCATGCTCCATGAAATCTCGACGCCCCCGAAGCGCCTTCAGTCGGCCATCATTTCCCGCCTCAAGATCATGTCGAACCTCGACATCGCGGAACGGCGGCTTCCTCAGGACGGCCGCATCAAGACCAAGATAGGCGGTCGCGAGATTGACATCCGCGTCTCCACTGTGCCGACTCTCTACGGCGAGAGCGTGGTTCTCCGCCTGCTCGACCGCAGCGCTATGAGCTACAGCCTGGAGAAGGTCGGGATGCTCGAAACCGACTTCAGACGCATCGAGAAGCTGATCACGTTGCCGCACGGGATGATACTGGCGACCGGGCCCACTGGCAGCGGGAAGACGACTACGCTCTACGGCGCGCTGCAGAGGGCTTACTCGCCTGAGAAGAAGATCATCACCATAGAGGACCCCGTCGAGTACCAACTCGACGGCGTCAACCAGATACAGGTGCACGCACGCATCGGACTAACGTTTGCCAACGGCCTGCGCCATATCCTGCGGCAGGATCCCGATATAATCATGGTCGGCGAGATACGCGACCCCGAGACGGCCGAGATCGCCATCCACTCCGCGCTAACGGGGCACCTCGTCTTCAGCACCCTGCACACGAACGACGCCGCCGGGGCCGTGACGCGCCTGCTCGAGATGGACGTGGAGCCGTACCTGGTGGCGTCGTCGGTTGAGGCGGTCGTCGGTCAACGCCTTGTCCGCCTGATCTGCCCGAACTGCCGCGAGCCCCGTCGGGATGCCGACGAAGTGCTGTCGAAGCTGCGGCAGGAAGAGGCCGAACTCGCGGGGTCTCGCGTCCTGTACAAGGGTAGAGGCTGCGAGCAGTGCAAGTACCGGGGGTACAAGGGTCGAACGGGTATCTTTGAGGTGCTCGTCGTGGACGACCGCATCAGATCTCTGGTGCTGAGCCGTGCGCCTGCGGGTGCGATTCGTGACTCGGCTTGCGATCACGGAATGACGACCCTGAGGCATGACGGATGGGCGAAGGTGCTCGCGGGCCTCACGACCGTCGAGGAGGTCGTTCGCGCGACGCAACAGGATGAGCTCGAGACGACGGACTGACGACTGACGACTTGCCGAACTACTTCTACAAGGCTCTGGATAGTGGCGGGCATCACATGGCCGGCCGGATCGTCGCGGACGATGAACGGGCGGCCGTTGCTCAGGTAAAGGGCATGGGGCTCTTTCCGGTGTTGGTTCGCGCGGGCCGCGAAGACCGGGCCGCTGACGCCTCGGCGGATGCGGGTAGCCCCTCTTTGGTCGGAGGAGTCGGCAGCGGCGAACTGACGGTGTTCAGCCGCCAACTTGCGAATCTGGTGGCCGGCGGGCTTCCGCTAATGCGCACTTTCGCGGCGCTGACCGAGCACACCGAGAGTCCGCGGCTTCGCTCCGTCATGCTCCGCATGCAGCAGGACGTGCAGGGCGGCAAAGCGCTGTGGGAGTCCATGAGCGCGCACACGAAGGTCTTCCCGCCGCTGTACGTCAGCATGGTGAAGGCCGGCGAGGCGAGCGGCCAGTTGTCCGAGGTCCTGCAGTGGCTGGCCGATTATCTCGAGAGGGAGCAGACCCGCCGCCTGCAGATAAGGAGCGCCCTTGCGTATCCGACTCTGCTCGTAACCGTGGGTGTCATATCAGTGTTCCTTCTGGTGACGCTCGTCGTGCCGAGGTTCGTGGTGATCTTCGAAGAGTTCGATCAGGCGCTGCCGATGCCGACGGTGATCAT contains:
- a CDS encoding OsmC family protein, which translates into the protein MPIRSATAEWRGNLREGNGKMKLEAWEGPYSFASRFEQGTGTNPEELIAGAHAGCFSMAFSAVLEAAGFTPNRVHTTARVTVEKDGDGFSITKSHLITEADVPSIDEAAFQKHANEAKAGCPVSRALAGVEITLEARRT
- the gspE gene encoding type II secretion system ATPase GspE, giving the protein MRIAEILQERVPLSDEQLRQALAVQRDTGQLLGEVVVNLGFCTPEKVQEAIAMQAGGDLVDIREGDLNPDVISLIPAELAYRHQALPLSVHDSTIRVAVADPFNVSAADDIRMVTGLSVDLLFADPQDIRRLVEEHYMRRMIADTADEEVQILEDSQDEIGDLERMAKEATVIKLVNLILRQAVQERASDVHVEPFEKGLRVRYRIDGMLHEISTPPKRLQSAIISRLKIMSNLDIAERRLPQDGRIKTKIGGREIDIRVSTVPTLYGESVVLRLLDRSAMSYSLEKVGMLETDFRRIEKLITLPHGMILATGPTGSGKTTTLYGALQRAYSPEKKIITIEDPVEYQLDGVNQIQVHARIGLTFANGLRHILRQDPDIIMVGEIRDPETAEIAIHSALTGHLVFSTLHTNDAAGAVTRLLEMDVEPYLVASSVEAVVGQRLVRLICPNCREPRRDADEVLSKLRQEEAELAGSRVLYKGRGCEQCKYRGYKGRTGIFEVLVVDDRIRSLVLSRAPAGAIRDSACDHGMTTLRHDGWAKVLAGLTTVEEVVRATQQDELETTD
- a CDS encoding type II secretion system F family protein: MPNYFYKALDSGGHHMAGRIVADDERAAVAQVKGMGLFPVLVRAGREDRAADASADAGSPSLVGGVGSGELTVFSRQLANLVAGGLPLMRTFAALTEHTESPRLRSVMLRMQQDVQGGKALWESMSAHTKVFPPLYVSMVKAGEASGQLSEVLQWLADYLEREQTRRLQIRSALAYPTLLVTVGVISVFLLVTLVVPRFVVIFEEFDQALPMPTVIMLGVSGFLTRWWWLIIGSLALIVIGFREYGRSPRGRLVVDGWRIKIPLFGKLGLKSAVSRFARTTATLLKGGVPLLDSMVVVREVVGNEVLARGADAVREGMREGESFAQRLKDTGVFPPLLTHMVGVGEETGDLQGTLLTVANSYDVEVDASLKSLVSLLEPLIIITVGGTIAFIIMAMLLPVFQLNLAAG